Proteins found in one Streptomyces sp. NBC_00461 genomic segment:
- a CDS encoding RICIN domain-containing protein, which yields MNTPTNGGRRGRHRRRWTATGLLLGVPAIVLPYLLFTQEDSQAATIDGAAYYQLVSVRSGKVMDVNGFSTADGTRIQQWTDQHTANQQWKLRSTGDGYYELVNRNSGKVLGIAGNSTAQGAAAEQQTDRSSTSQEWKIKDVSGSEAVTFTSRRSGQVLDVLGGSTAKGAAVVQYPGKGGTNQQWKLVKAAETQSTGTGKGQTTTAAGPYAWKNAQVVGGGYVDGLVFNTHEKGLLYARTDMGGAYRWDTGAEQWIPLTDQFGEKDWNLLGIDSLATDPVDPNRLYIGAGTYTNGWAGNGELLRSTDRGRTFKRTALPFKLGGNEDGRGAGERLAINPGNHGTLLMGTRKNGLWRSTDSGVTWGQVSSFPVKDGAGSGAGISFVTYGPAGSKTVYVGVADKSRSLYRSTDDGSTWQAVSGQPTGQMPQHGVLSGDGSLYLTYTDVVGPNGVSAGSVWKYTPTGGAWKNISPSQGSYGFSGLAVDPQHPSTVMVTTLDRWWPQDEIYRSTDGGANWKALSGKSERDASGAPYVGTATGHWMTALAIDPFNSGHVLYGTGSGIWRSKDANASDSGGTSHWTIGARGLEETAVQDAVAPPGGATVISSMGDLGGFHYSTPNSLTKVPAGRLKNPLMITSTDIDFAQSNPSAMVRVGRGGTQDGAYSTDGGSNWNGFRSKPVGSADSGHVALAADGSTIVWTEEGQAPYRSTDKGASWSKVNSLGTGAVVVADRSSARTFYSLADGTLYASTDGGATFSARATSLPAGKLTAVPGIAGDLWIAGGGKGLLHSTDGGRTFTTLSTVQSASALGFGKAAPRTNYQALYLIGTIKNVTGVFRSTDKGATWLRVNDDAHQWGSIGGTGVITGDPDTYGRVYVGTNGRGLQYGDPS from the coding sequence ATGAACACCCCCACGAACGGCGGGCGCCGCGGGCGTCACCGTCGTCGCTGGACCGCCACAGGCCTGCTGCTCGGTGTGCCCGCCATCGTCCTGCCGTACCTCCTGTTCACGCAGGAGGACTCGCAGGCCGCGACGATCGACGGCGCTGCCTACTACCAGCTGGTCTCCGTGCGCAGCGGCAAGGTGATGGATGTCAACGGCTTCTCCACCGCCGACGGCACCCGTATCCAGCAGTGGACCGACCAGCACACCGCCAACCAGCAGTGGAAGCTGAGGTCCACCGGGGACGGCTACTACGAGCTGGTGAACCGCAACAGCGGCAAAGTGCTGGGGATAGCGGGAAATTCGACCGCGCAGGGAGCCGCCGCCGAGCAGCAGACCGACAGGTCCTCCACTTCCCAGGAGTGGAAGATCAAGGATGTGAGCGGTTCCGAGGCCGTCACCTTCACCTCCCGCAGGAGCGGCCAGGTCCTGGACGTCCTGGGAGGCTCCACGGCCAAGGGTGCGGCGGTCGTCCAGTATCCCGGCAAGGGCGGCACCAACCAGCAGTGGAAGCTGGTGAAGGCGGCCGAGACCCAGTCGACCGGGACCGGCAAGGGGCAGACCACGACCGCGGCCGGACCGTATGCGTGGAAGAACGCCCAGGTGGTGGGCGGCGGTTACGTCGACGGGCTGGTGTTCAACACCCACGAGAAGGGCCTGCTGTACGCGCGCACCGACATGGGCGGCGCCTACCGCTGGGACACCGGGGCCGAGCAGTGGATCCCGCTGACCGACCAGTTCGGCGAGAAGGACTGGAACCTGCTGGGCATCGACTCGCTGGCCACCGACCCCGTCGACCCCAACCGGCTCTACATCGGGGCGGGCACCTACACCAACGGCTGGGCGGGCAACGGCGAGTTGCTGCGCTCCACGGACCGGGGCCGCACCTTCAAGCGCACCGCTCTGCCGTTCAAGCTGGGCGGCAACGAGGACGGCCGCGGGGCGGGCGAACGGCTCGCGATCAACCCCGGGAACCACGGCACCCTGCTGATGGGCACCCGCAAGAACGGCCTGTGGCGCAGCACCGACAGCGGCGTGACCTGGGGTCAGGTCTCCTCGTTCCCCGTCAAGGACGGGGCGGGCAGCGGCGCGGGCATCTCCTTCGTGACGTACGGGCCGGCCGGAAGCAAGACGGTCTATGTCGGCGTCGCCGACAAGTCCCGCTCCCTCTACCGCTCCACCGACGACGGCAGCACCTGGCAGGCCGTCTCCGGGCAGCCCACCGGCCAGATGCCGCAGCACGGCGTGCTCTCCGGTGACGGCTCGCTGTACCTGACGTACACCGACGTCGTCGGACCCAACGGCGTGAGTGCGGGCTCGGTGTGGAAGTACACGCCGACCGGCGGAGCATGGAAGAACATCTCGCCTTCCCAGGGCAGTTACGGGTTCTCCGGTCTGGCCGTCGACCCGCAGCATCCGTCCACGGTCATGGTCACCACCCTCGACCGCTGGTGGCCCCAGGACGAGATCTACCGGAGCACCGACGGCGGCGCGAACTGGAAGGCACTGTCCGGGAAGTCGGAGCGGGACGCCTCCGGCGCTCCTTACGTCGGTACCGCCACCGGGCACTGGATGACCGCCCTGGCCATCGACCCCTTCAACTCCGGGCACGTGCTCTACGGCACCGGCAGCGGCATCTGGCGCAGCAAGGACGCCAACGCCTCCGACAGCGGCGGCACAAGCCACTGGACCATCGGGGCCCGAGGGCTGGAGGAGACCGCGGTGCAGGACGCGGTCGCCCCGCCCGGCGGCGCCACCGTCATCTCCTCCATGGGCGACCTGGGCGGTTTCCACTACAGCACCCCCAACTCCCTGACCAAGGTGCCCGCCGGGCGGCTGAAGAACCCGCTGATGATCACCAGCACCGACATCGACTTCGCCCAGTCCAACCCCTCGGCGATGGTCCGCGTCGGCCGTGGCGGCACGCAGGACGGCGCCTACTCCACCGACGGCGGCAGCAACTGGAACGGCTTCAGGTCGAAGCCCGTGGGCAGCGCCGACAGCGGCCATGTCGCACTCGCGGCCGACGGCTCCACCATCGTCTGGACCGAGGAAGGACAGGCCCCGTACCGCTCCACCGACAAGGGGGCAAGCTGGTCGAAGGTCAACAGCCTGGGCACCGGCGCCGTGGTCGTCGCCGACCGCTCCTCGGCCAGGACGTTCTACTCACTGGCCGACGGCACCCTCTACGCCAGCACCGACGGCGGCGCGACCTTCAGCGCCCGTGCCACCAGCCTGCCCGCCGGCAAGCTCACGGCCGTCCCCGGCATCGCCGGGGACCTGTGGATCGCCGGCGGCGGCAAGGGGCTGCTGCACTCCACCGACGGCGGCCGCACCTTCACCACGCTCAGCACGGTGCAGTCCGCCTCCGCCCTCGGCTTCGGCAAGGCAGCGCCACGCACCAACTATCAGGCGCTGTACCTGATCGGCACCATCAAGAACGTCACCGGGGTCTTCCGCTCCACCGACAAGGGCGCCACCTGGCTCCGCGTCAACGACGACGCCCACCAGTGGGGCAGCATCGGCGGCACCGGCGTCATCACCGGCGACCCCGACACCTACGGCCGCGTCTACGTCGGCACCAACGGACGCGGTCTCCAGTACGGCGACCCGTCCTGA